In Cryptococcus gattii WM276 chromosome A, complete sequence, one genomic interval encodes:
- a CDS encoding uncharacterized protein (Similar to TIGR gene model, INSD accession AAW40928.1) yields the protein MFGGSTFGGPSTAAATSSPFSFGNPSTSTAQPAAGTSNTGGGLFAGFGQNQQQQTQQPAAGGSSLFGSFGAKPAAPAAGTTAAGGLFGGSSAQQQQPPASGGGLFGSTTQPQQQVQQTGAGLFGSTTQPQQQQQAGGLFGSTTQPAQQSGGLFGSTAQKPAGTGLFGSTTQPTQQSTGTGLFGSTTQPQQSTGSGLFGSTAPATQQPASTSVFGSTTQQQKPSTSLFGQSTVQPGGSSLFGQTTQPAQNQQQELKTSANPGTSTGADKTTKFSDLPEAAQKYIEQLDTAIKNQKSIASTLQTEPLGRAIWQTSLDVKSATEEYSSISHTLKSLKNSISQLRDKMIDQSRDVERIKEIWDIYTSGEGRMGQMRLGAYKEFPHEFFSKVANSMEERVARYKKTITQLNRVVASLSSDIQTSSPQVIAQTINNHQQAILALAAQLDQLQVRMNGLKAEFTAEWRDKTGSMRDPFEMAREERNVKV from the exons ATGTTCGGAGG GTCTACGTTTGGCGGTCCATCAACCGCCGCAGCAACTTCAAGCCCATTCTCATTTGGTAACCCAAGTACATCTACCGCGCAACCGGCTGCTGGTACGAGCAACACGGGGGGTGGGCTCTTTGCTGGATTTGGACAGaaccagcagcagcaaaCTCAGCAGCCTGCCGCAGGAGGATCATCTTTGTTCGGGAGTTTTGGTGCTAAGCCTGCAGCTCCTGCCGCAGGAACAACCGCGGCCGGGGGACTATTTGGAGGTTCCAGCGctcagcagcaacaacCGCCTGCCTCTGGTGGTGGTCTTTTTGGGTCAACTACACAACCTCAACAGCAGGTTCAGCAAACTGGCGCTGGGTTGTTCGGATCGACAACTCAACctcagcagcaacaacaagCAGGTGGTCTCTTCGGGTCTACAACGCAGCCTGCGCAACAATCCGGTGGATTGTTTGGCTCTACAGCTCAGAAACCTGCTGGTACCGGTCTGTTTGGATCAACCACTCAGCCCACTCAGCAATCTACCGGCACCGGTCTGTTTGGATCTACCACTCAACCTCAGCAATCCACAGGTAGCGGTCTCTTTGGGTCTACAGCTCCAGCCACCCAACAACCAGCCAGTACCAGCGTTTTTGGTTCCACAACGCAGCAGCAGAAGCCTTCTACCTCTTTGTTCGGCCAGTCGACAGTCCAGCCAGGTGGATCAAGTCTTTTTGGACAAACTACCCAGCCCGCACAAAATCAGCAACAAGAATTGAAGACTTCTGCCAATCCTGGTACTAGCACAGGCGCGGACAAAACTACCAAGTTCTCGGACCTTCCAGAGGCGGCTCAAAAGTATATTGAGCAACTTGA CACCGCgataaaaaaccaaaaGTCTATTGCATCCACCTTGCAGACAGAGCCCCTCGGACGAGCTATCTGGCAAACGAGCCTTGATGTTAAGTCAGCTACAGAA GAATATAGCTCTATATCACACACTCTAAAATCCTTAAAGAACAGCATATCTCAACTTCGTGATAAAATGATTGACCAATCAAGGGATGTTGAGCGAATCAAGGAAATCTGGGATATATATACATCAGGCGAGGGCAGAATGGGACAGATGAGGCTGGGAGCTTACAAGGAATTCCCTCACGA ATTCTTCTCCAAAGTTGCTAATTCGATGGAAGAGAGAGTGGCGAGATACAAAAAGACTATCACA CAATTGAACCGTGTGGTTGCGTCCCTCTCTTCTGACATCCAAACATCTTCACCACAAGTCATCGCACAGACCATCAACAATCATCAACAAGCTATTCTTGCTCTCGCAGCTCAGTTGGATCAGTTACAAGTGAGAATGAATGGATTGAAAGCGGAGTTCAC TGCGGAATGGAGAGATAAAACGGGTTCAATGAGGGATCCGTTCGAGATGGCcagggaagagaggaacGTCAAGGTGTAA
- a CDS encoding Hypothetical Protein (Similar to TIGR gene model, INSD accession AAW40925.1): MLLHSPRHQLLKTAFTTLRSKPLHKPILLSTMSQKAGYSSLTEQVTSAASAASQAVSDLANKYTVHDIAKTGYAKGTNDFYDAARPSYPADALRVISSSLPSHPLKIIEPGSGTGIFSRLLLAPPNPAYPSFSIDTLVAVEPSEGMRNSWWKALEKAGLGKREDNEGGKGEKKIGTVGGGFDSLGAARQYGVTAVQNGQGGVDGVIIAQAWHWCPDYDKALREIAAYLPPNAPLILIWNLEANDPQWQAELREAYQGYDLGSPQYYKGLWRKMFETPAYKELFDSSEQHTVPWSVGITEDGILDRLLSKSYLTEQHLNGERREEFIKKIRGIVRQATHEWIDKEKGIFKYNYNTDVVICRRKA, encoded by the exons ATGCTCCTTCATAGTCCCCGTCACCAATTGCTCAAAACTGCTTTCACTACTTTGCGGTCAAAGCCCCTCCACAAACCCATCCTCCTGTCCACCATGTCCCAAAAAGCTGGATACTCTTCCTTGACCGAACAGGTCACTTCAGCTGCTAGTGCTGCTTCCCAGGCTGTCTCCGATCTTGCCAACAAGTACACTGTGCATGACATTGCAAAGACCGGTTACGCTAAGGGTACCAATGACTTT TATGACGCTGCTCGGCCCTCATATCCTGCCGACGCCCTTCGAGTAATCAGctcttcccttccctctCATCCTTTGAAAATCATTGAGCCCGGATCTGGCACAGGTATCTTTTCCCGGCTCCTCCTTGCTCCTCCCAATCCTGCTTATCCTTCATTCTCAATCGACACTCTTGTCGCCGTCGAGCCAAGCGAAGGTATGAGGAACTCTTGGTGGAAAGCTCTGGAAAAGGCTGGCTTAGGCAAACGAGAAGACAATGAAGGTGGCaagggtgagaagaagatcgGTACTGTTGGCGGGGGTTTTGATTCACTTGGGGCCGCGAGGCAGTACGGCGTGACAGCGGTCCAGAATGGCCAAGGTGGCGTAGACGGAGTGATTATTGCCCAAGCCTGGCATTGGTGTCCTGATTACGACAAGGCTTTG CGAGAGATTGCCGCGTACCTCCCACCAAATGCCCCCCTCATTCTCATTTGGAATCTCGAAGCTAACGACCCACAATGGCAAGCTGAGCTCCGCGAGGCCTATCAAGGTTACGATCTGGGTAGTCCCCAGTACTACAAGGGCCTATGGCGCAAAATGTTTGAGACCCCTGCTTACAAGGAACTCTTTGACTCTTCCGAACAGCACACAGTTCCTTGGTCTGTTGGGATCACTGAAGATGGTATCTTGGACAGATTGTTGAGCAAGAGTTACCTAACGGAGCAGCATTTGAACGgagaaaggagagaagaatTTATCAAGAAGATAAGGGGCATCGTTCGTCAAGCTACTCATGAGTGGATCGACAAGGAG AAGGGGATATTCAAGTACAATTACAACACAGATGTTGTCATTTGTAGACGCAAGGCATAG
- a CDS encoding nucleus protein, putative (Similar to TIGR gene model, INSD accession AAW40929.1) gives MPAAVRERSPSSPSGRATKKSRNNTEHAVLSSINHPSAEQVAAYREKYVNAAPFKHAVLSDLLSDDLLEGVVEESKKFGMRGEEGSLPGWGWEQKETDIYKIQQTPDLSSLSPEHLPDETLEALPLLTRLKDALYSQEFRNLVRQVTGCGPLSGTKTDLSAALYSKGSHLLLHDDSISTRLISYILYLPYSIEDAPESKNVALQRSANGKFLKGWDPAWGGSLELFPVENGEEVGPPSVKRFAKVSATWGQIVFFEVQPGRSYHSVEEVVIDEGRRRFSVSGWFHRPVEGEEGYAPIDKEKEQMQLSSLAQITATPSAPFTSYNAAPPAGLKPSDIAFLSNYLSPSYLTAATLERLSGQFVEASEIVLHNFLQPELATKLKAETEGVDKKDQASFEGVIPPQELGEGDGWIIQGPSSKHRYLSLTSLTTSTPIVQSIHNVLFPSEAFRAWLSVVSSLAPTGHRNEARRFRNGLDYTLANGEGKDGDARLDVSLGMTWWADVPAGSDQEDALVENGGWEAYLAAPDEDEDPTVYQSSMAKKAVKEHSQEPKESNGKKSEEPKPHANGSNEKKDGPSISIGGQELEFDPDQFSPSDFDSDSEVDDEDDGPLLTQPVAFNRLLLVLRDPGVMKFVKYLGANAPGSRWDVTGEFEVGVLEEEPAEEGAPEAEGSGEVKADA, from the exons ATGCCAGCTGCAGTTAGGGAGCGCTCTCCAAGCAGCCCATCAGGAAGAGCAACAAAGAAGTCGCGAAACAATACTGAACACGCCGTGTTGAGTTCCATCAATCACCCATCGGCCGAGCAAGTGGCCGCCTACAGGGAAAAATACGTCAACGCAGCTCCCTTCAAACATGCTGTTCTTAGTGACCTATTGAGCGATGACTTG CTTGAAGGTGTCGTGGAGGAGTCCAAGAAGTTTGGCATGAGGGGCGAAGAGGGCAGCCTTCCTGGATGGGGTTGGGAGCAAAAGGAGACAGACATCTATAAAATTCAGCAAACTCCTGATCTTTCTTCCCTCAGTCCCGAGCACCTTCCCGATGAAACGCTCGAGGCACTGCCATTGTTGACACGGCTAAAGGACGCCTTGTATTCCCAGGAATTTAGAAATTTAGTTCGTCAGGTTACCGGCTGTGGTCCGCTTTCTGGTACAAAGACCGACTTGTCTGCCGCACTCTACAGTAAAGG ttcccaccttcttctccacgACGACTCCATCTCCACCCGTCTCATTTCTTACATTCTCTACCTCCCCTACTCTATCGAAGACGCTCCAGAATCAAAGAACGTGGCTCTCCAACGTTCTGCGAACGGAAAATTCCTCAAGGGATGGGACCCTGCCTGGGGTGGCTCTCTTGAGCTTTTTCCCGTAGAAAAcggagaagaagttggTCCTCCCAGCGTGAAGCGATTTGCAAAAGTCTCTGCTACTTGGGGTCAAATTGTCTTCTTTGAG GTGCAACCAGGAAGAAGTTACCATTCTGTGGAAGAGGTTGTAATCGATGAAGGCCGAAGGAGATTCAGTGTTAGTGGTTGGTTCCACCGACCTGttgaaggtgaagagggTTATGCCCCCATtgacaaggagaaggagcaAATGCAGCTCTCGTCTCTGGCCCAAATT ACTGCCACTCCTTCAGCGCCCTTCACATCTTATAACGCTGCTCCTCCTGCTGGCCTCAAGCCCTCCGATATCGCTTTCCTTTCCAACTATCTTTCTCCATCTTACCTCACTGCTGCTACCCTTGAACGACTTTCTGGACAATTCGTTGAAGCCTCCGAGATTGTTTTGCACAACTTCCTTCAGCCTGAACTTGCGACCAAGCTCAAGGCGGAGACTGAAGGTGTTGACAAGAAGGATCAAGCTTCTTTTGAAGGCGTGATTCCACCTCAGGAGCTAGGTGAAGGTGACGGCTGGATCATCCAAGGCCCCTCTTCTAAACACCGATATCTCAGCCTTACTTCTCTTACCACCTCCACTCCCATTGTCCAGTCTATCCATAACGTTTTATTCCCCTCTGAGGCTTTCCGAGCATGGCTCTCTGTGGTCTCTTCTCTTGCCCCAACTGGCCATCGCAACGAAGCTCGTCGATTCCGAAACGGTCTCGATTACACGCTTGCCAACGGTGAAGGCAAGGATGGAGATGCTAGGCTTGACGTCTCTTTAGGTATGACATGGTGGGCCGATGTCCCAGCGGGAAGTGACCAGGAAGATGCTTTGGTTGAAAATGGTGGTTGGGAGGCTTATCTCGCTGCTCctgatgaggatgaggacCCTACTGTGTACCAGAGCTCTATGGCGAAGAAAGCTGTCAAGGAACATTCCCAGGAGCCCAAGGAATCTAACGGAAAAAAGTCTGAGGAGCCCAAGCCTCATGCGAATGGTAGCaatgagaagaaggatggtCCTTCAATTTCGATCGGCGGCCAAGAACTTGAGTTCGACCCCGACCAATTTTCACCTTCCGACTTTGATTCTGATTCTGAAGTtgatgacgaggatgatggaCCCTTGTTGACCCAACCTGTGGCATTCAACAGACTCTTGCTTGTCCTCCGTGATCCTGGAGTAATGAAGTTTGTAAAGTATTTGGGCGCAAATGCGCCAGGAAGCAGATGGGATGTGACCGGGGAGTTTGAGGTGGGCGTCCTTGAGGAGGAGCCAGCTGAGGAGGGTGCGCCCGAAGCTGAGGGTTCTGGCGAGGTCAAGGCGGATGCATGA
- a CDS encoding cell division cycle 2, putative (Similar to TIGR gene model, INSD accession AAW40930.1): MDLESSNTASLQQPLVSSSHHQMPLAENQMNLSPVSLGKKRSLLDGVSHSEESPSSPGPISIKRRLVRPKKIRQSHGDVSPPTSEDLQTRQKPLDGAEPEPLKPAPSLSPSRQSSKTPSRHPSPSVSTPFFADALLPPPPRSRFAPPRSAHPPLVSCRSVYNYTRLNHIEEGTYGVVFRARCNDTGEIYALKKLKLDEEKQGFPITSLREVMALMIAGGHENVVGIREIVVGDTLNQVFIVMPFIEHDLKTLLADMPHPFLQSEVKTIMLQLLSAVAHCHANWILHRDLKTSNLLMNNRGQIKVADFGLARKFGDPLGEMTQLVVTLWYRSPELLLGSKEYTTAVDIWSIGCIFAELMQGEPLFPGRGEIDQINRIFQLLGRPNDESWPGYSSLPLVQKINPIGPMFSMLRQKFKHLTYEGHNLLSSLLCYDPERRTTAEEALKHPYFSEHPLPKHPDLFSSFPSQAAGERKHKSLVSPSAPVREDRMAKDSLADLDSFV; the protein is encoded by the exons ATGGATTTGGAAAGCAGCAACACTGCGTCTTTACAGCAACCACTTGTTTCCTCTTCACACC ATCAAATGCCGTTAGCAGAAAATCAGATGAACCTATCGCCCGTTTCTCTGGGTAAGAAACGGTCACTATTAGACGGAGTATCTCATAGTGAGGAATCGCCATCGTCACCGGGGCCCATCTCGATAAAGCGACGCCTGGTTCGGCCCAAGAAGATACGACAAAGCCATGGCGATGTATCACCACCTACATCGGAGGATCTACAAACGCGGCAGAAGCCCTTAGATGGTGCTGAACCAGAACCCCTCAAGCCCGCGCCCTCACTTTCACCATCTCGCCAATCTTCAAAAACCCCATCTCGCCATCCTTCCCCATCGGTCTCAACTCCTTTTTTCGCAGATGCCCTCCTTCCACCGCCTCCTCGCTCAAGGTTCGCTCCTCCGCGGTCTGCTCACCCCCCATTAGTCTCTTGTCGCTCGGTCTACAATTACACTCGTCTTAACCACATCGAAGAAGGCACTTATGGCGTTGTCTTTCGGGCGAGATGTAACGATACTGGCGAGATATATGCCTTGAAGAAGCTGAAACTAGATGAGGAGAAGCAGGGCTTTCCAATAACAAGCCTTAGAGAGGTTATGGCTCTGATGATTGCAGGAGGACACGAAAACGTCGTGGGAATAAGAGAAATCGTGGTTGGAGATACTCTGAATCA GGTTTTTATTGTGATGCCTTTTATTGAGCATGACCTTAAAACTCTTCTGGCCGATATGCCCCATCCATTCCTGCAGTCGGAAGTCAAAACGATTATGCTTCAGTTGTTGTCGGCAGTAGCACATTGTCACGCCAACTGGATT CTCCATCGAGATCTTAAAACGTCTAATCTTTTAATGAATAATAGAGGTCAAATCAAAGTGGCCGATTTCGGATTAGCAAGGAAATTTGGCGACCCATTGGGAGAAATGACCCAGTTAGTTGTGACCCTTTGGTATAG ATCACCGGAATTGCTGCTGGGCAGCAAGGAGTACACGACAGCGGTAGACATTTGGTCGATTGGATGTATATTTGCGGAATTAATGCAGGGCGAACCATTGTTTCCCGGTCGTGGCGAGATCGACCAAATCAACAGA ATTTTCCAGCTGCTAGGACGACCCAACGACGAAAGTTGGCCGGGGTATTCGAGCTTGCCACTCGTCCAGAAGATCAATCCTATAGGACCCAT GTTTTCAATGTTACGGCAAAAGTTCAAACACTTAACGTATGAAGGGCACAATCTCCTATCTTCACTACTATGCTACGATCCCGAAAGAAGGACCACTGCTGAAGAAGCGTTGAAGCATCCATATTTCTC TGAACACCCCCTACCCAAACACCCTGACCTGTTTTCGTCTTTTCCCAGTCAAGCTGCCGGAGAACGGAAACATAAATCACTCGTTAGTCCTTCTGCACCCGTAAGGGAGGACAGGATGGCGAAGGATAGCCTGGCGGATCTGGATTCATTTGTCTAA
- a CDS encoding uncharacterized protein (Similar to TIGR gene model, INSD accession AAW40927.1): MSTPAMETHAPQTNPTPAIVSEKVPLNTQALPKIVFAGRTGRILCVADIRGDYHELNRLIREHDATAVIHTGDFGFMTAESVDRMNDKILRHLIQYSPLLPPAARTQLLAIPSSAGRSALINQLNNSSVHFPLSQFPHLLSGAINFPVPVFTTWGLVEDVNVIEKFRTGEYGVQNLAILDEATSRLVEVGGVKLRLLGLGGTVADHKLFDYGEGHGSIAGAQGTMWTTALQIGELIDTAQRTFSPDETRLFVSTTPTSRNGLMTLVSNAIKADLTISCGLHFRYPVSYNEYSIHSDFESYRRKLQQAKDDFKGLFDQVRDRVFGSLDDKQTALLHKSLSAIDNVPIADDGMWANTWHWSLSDAGFGNMLLSIADSRVSAETKSSGVNFAHRTGKGPALPTGTTIPSAPSGLNSVKSFSSRPGPGPIGARPPPTQGVPSAHGAPGPFASQGRPPIRPNIGPGFSTRPPSGPRNTRQFGSGPASSMGGMSQSQMFAQAQAQAAVSGKTAAAASLTNGKKDEKNEKPEGDKGVNEEGKKEKLAANGNAIPEKIKYTDKKEKKDVKPIEKSEDKEKSEGENPWGEDKEEKKGSNPWADEVSDEGEKKDEDKGEFIEDAKPKRYSLYIKGLPTPTTEEELKAVVGESGQKAIQVKIIFDQFTKQQKDFGYLDFDSEEVMNEALKSSTGTIRDTPVNVSISKPTVPRYNSRQFGGPGGRGRGSFRGRGRGFGSGPRRERGEREGSGSGNATAGGEKKA; encoded by the exons ATGTCTACTCCTGCCATGGAAACACACGCCCCCCAGACGAACCCCACACCTGCGATCGTCAGCGAAAAAGTTCCTCTCAACACTCAGGCCCTTCCCAAGATTGTCTTTGCTGGCAGGACAGGCAGAATCCTCTGTGTAGCTGACATCCGTGGTGACT ACCACGAATTGAACAGACTGATCCGGGAGCATGATGCGACTGCTGTCATCCATACTGGTGACTTTGGTTTCATGACTGCTGAGAGTGTGGACCGCATGAACGACAA AATCCTGCGCCACCTCATACAATACTCGCCTTTACTTCCTCCGGCAGCTCGAACTCAGCTCCTTGCCATCCCTTCCTCGGCCGGACGTTCCGCTCTCATCAACCAACTTAACAACTCTTCAGTTCACTTCCCTCTTTCTCAATTCCCTCACCTTTTATCAGGTGCCATCAACTTCCCAGTCCCAGTCTTCACAACGTGGGGCTTGGTGGAGGATGTGAATGTGATCGAGAAGTTTAGGACAGGAGAGTATGGAGTCCAAAACTTGGCTATTCTTGATGAGGCGACTTCAAGACTGGTTGAGGTTGGAGGTGTCAAGTTGAGATTGTTGGGCTTGGGTGGGACCGTTGCTGATCACAAGCTCT TCGATTACG GAGAAGGTCATGGCAGCATTGCTGGCGCTCAGGGAACAATGTGGACCACAGCCCTACAGATCGGGGAACTGATAGATACTGCTCAACGC ACTTTCAGCCCTGATGAGACCCGCCTATTCGTGTCAACCACTCCCACCAGCCGAAACGGCCTTATGACTCTTGTTTCAAATGCCATCAAAGCTGATCTTACAATCTCTTGCGGCTTACATT TCCGATACCCTGTTTCTTATAATGAATACTCAATCCACTCCGATTTTGAGTCATATAGGAGAAAGTTGCAACAAGCGAAAGACGATTTCAAGGGGTTGTTCGACCAAGTGCGAGACCGAGTATTTGGATCTTTGGA TGATAAGCAAACCGCTTTGCTCCACAAGTCTCTTTCTGCTATCGACAACGTCCCGATTGCCGATGACGGCATGTGGGCCAACACCTGGCACTGGAGTCTTTC GGATGCTGGGTTTGGAAACATGCTGCTTTCCATCGCCGACAGCCGTGTCTCGGCAGAAACTAAGTCTTCCG GTGTAAACTTTGCCCATCGAACTGGCAAGGGTCCCGCCCTTCCCACCGGTACCACCATCCCCTCCGCACCCTCTGGCTTGAACTCTGTCAAGTCATTTTCCAGTCGACCTGGTCCTGGCCCCATTGGCGCGCGTCCCCCTCCCACTCAAGGTGTCCCCTCTGCTCATGGTGCCCCCGGCCCTTTCGCCTCCCAAGGTCGACCTCCAATTCGCCCCAACATTGGTCCCGGATTCTCTACACGACCTCCCTCCGGGCCGCGCAATACTCGTCAATTTGGGTCTGGCCCCGCTTCTTCCATGGGCGGTATGTCCCAGAGCCAGATGTTTGCACAAGCTCAGGCCCAGGCTGCTGTTTCTGGTAAGACGGCTGCCGCTGCTAGCCTGACTAATGGCaaaaaagatgaaaagaacGAAAAGCCAGAGGGGGATAAAGGTGTGAAtgaggagggaaagaaggagaagctTGCCGCCAATGGTAATGCTATTCCTGAAAAGATTAAATATACCGAcaaaaaggagaagaaggatgttAAACCCATCGAGAAGAGTGAAGACAAGGAAAAGTCGGAGGGTGAGAATCCATGGGGAGAAgacaaggaggagaagaagggaagcAACCCTTGGGCTGATGAGGTCTCTGACGAGGGCGAGAAAAAGGATGAGGACAAGGGTGAATTCATTGAAGATGCCAAGCCTAAACGATACTCTCTCTACATCAAAGGCCTCCCCACTCCCACTACCGAAGAGGAATTGAAGGCCGTTGTTGGTGAATCGGGTCAGAAGGCCATCCAGGTTAAGATCATCTTTGACCAATTTACCAAACAGCAAAAG GACTTCGGATATCTCGACTTTGATTCGGAGGAAGTTATGAACGAAGCTCTGAAATCTTCCACTGGT ACCATCAGGGATACCCCTGTCAACGTCAGCATCTCAAAGCCTACCGTCCCTCGATACAATAGTCGCCAGTTCGGTGGACCCGGCGGCCGTGGTCGTGGCAGCTTCAGAGGTCGAGGTCGAGGCTTCGGCTCTGGCCcaagaagggagagaggTGAGCGAGAGGGCTCTGGTTCCGGAAACGCCACTGCTGGTGGGGAGAAAAAGGCGTAA
- a CDS encoding uncharacterized protein (Similar to SGTC gene model, INSD accession EAL23266.1) codes for MQTFQPPTQHSLAGRGRVATLGMFIIDHFQVHDEEGNPVPTDEEAAAMIAARQFLPPTHCSLLIDKGDDFPERFVHDLKSLGNEMVWFRHREGMTTRALNIYSGRRIGEGHQSFKYLFPQRQITPKDLFMPPSPFATPVPPEWIHVVCGVPRMFDIVDELELLKKQRHSSIGLNPIKSRLVWEPLPFSCIPEELNSMISLSSRIAVFSPNLLELQSILSIRHSSPPIHSYVEIAAQQFQKLLLNRSSGSQLPAIIVRAGELGAYTLSSSWTGWVPPFWTKGDQSRIVDVTGGGNSFLGGLVAGLLISDGDIRTASIYASTAASFAIQQRGPPCLQQLNGEERWNGEVVWDRLNEMARRMTQHEGANCRLHRTCQALDLKNHA; via the exons ATGCAGACTTTCCAACCACCCACCCAGCACTCTCTCGCAGGCAGAGGCAGAGTGGCCACTCTCG GCATGTTCATTATTGACCACTTCCAAGTCCatgatgaagaaggcaaTCCAGTCCCTACCGATGAAGAAGCG GCAGCCATGATTGCTGCTCGCCAGTTTCTCCCTCCCACTCACTGTAGTCTGCTAATAGATAAGGGAGATGATTTTCCAGAGAGATTTGTTCATGACTTGAAAAGTCTGGGCAATGAAATGGTTTGGTTCAGACATAGAGAAGGAATGACTACCAGAGCGCTGAACATCTACTCTGGTCGGCGGATAGG GGAGGGCCATCAGTCATTTAAGTATCTTTTCCCTCAACGTCAAATAACACCGAAGGATCTGTTTATGCCTCCGTCGCCGTTCGCTACACCCGTACCTCCGGAATGGATCCATGTGGTCTGTGGGGTACCTCGAATGTTCGATATTGTTGATGAACTTGAGCTTCTGAAAAAGCAGAGGCATTCATCGATCGGATTGAACCCTATCAAGTCGCGCTTGGTCTGGGAACCTTTACCT TTTAGCTGCATTCCGGAGGAGTTGAATAGCATGATATCTCTGTCTTCTCGAATTGCAGTATTCAGTCCTAACCTTCTCGAGCTTCAATCTATACTCAGTATTCGACATTCTTCACCCCCAATACATTCATATGTCGAGATCGCTGCCCAACAGTTTCAAAAGTTACTCTTGAACAGGTCCTCTGGCTCTCAATTACCTGCTATCATTGTTCGTGCTGGAGAGCTTGGTGCATATACATTGTCCTCAAGCTGGACTGGGTGGGTTCCTCCTTTCTGGACAAAAGGAGATCAAAGCAGGATCGTAGATGTAACAGGGGGAGGAAACTCTTTTCTCGGCGGATTGGTGGCTGGTTTGCTTATCTCAGATGGTGATATACGGACAG CATCTATATACGCCTCAACAGCTGCATCGTTTGCCATTCAACAGCGTGGCCCGCCGTGCCTGCAACAATTAAACGGAGAAGAACGGTGGAACGGCGAGGTTGTCTGGGACCGATTGAATGAAATGGCAAGGAGGATGACCCAGCATGAAGGCGCAAATTGCAGACTGCATAGGACTTGTCAAGCTTTGGATCTGAAAAATCATGCATAA